The segment CACTTCCCCCGTTACCACCATTGCCGCCATGTCCACCATTACCCCCATTACCGCCGTTACTCCATAGATATTCGGTGGCGGTTTGCTGAGAGTCGGTCGGTATAGTCATAGAAAGAGCGGATAAAGGGAATAATAAGGTGATTAAGAGAGTAGAGATTTTACGCATATAAATTCCTCGTTATAAAGTGAATTAATTAAACTGCAAATAAAGCTTAAATGACTCACTTAAATAATTAAAGAATGTTATCGGGTAATTAATAGATCAAATTTGGTTTGAATAAATATAAAATAATAAGCTGTGATTTTATTCGTTCGTTTGTATTTAAATTAAAGGTAATAAATAGAAAGCTATCCCTTAAATATATTTTAAGAGATAGCGATAGGGGAAGGGCTTAGATTGCGTCTTCGAGGATCAGCTCAATGGCTTTTAACTCATCTTGGCTAAAATCACGATTTTCCATCATGCCGAGAGCATCATCGATTTGGCTGATACGGCTTGCGCCAATAAGCACGGAAGTAATACGGTCATGGCGTAGCAACCAAGCTAATGACATTTGACTCAATTTTTGCCCACGATTTAAGGCTAATTCATTGAGTTTTTTCACTTTTGCTAAAATAGCGGATGTGAGCCTTTCTGGCGGTAATGATGGATTACCTGCTGCACGAGAATCAGCGGGAATACCATTGAGATAGCGATCCGTTAAAATCCCTCCGGCCAGTGGGGAGTAGGCAATCGAACCGACACCTTCTTCTTCGAGCAAATCGAGGAGACCTTCTTCAGGGGTACGTTCTAGCATGGAGTATTTAGGTTGGTGAATAAGGCAAGGGGTGCCCAGTTGATCAAGTATACGGATAGCTTCTTGCGCTGTTTCTGCGGGATAGTTCGAAATTCCCACATAAAGCGCTTTACCTTGTCGAACGATCAAATCAAGGGCTGCCATGGTCTCTTCTAACGGAGTTTGAGGATCGGGTCTGTGGTGATAGAAAATATCCACATAATCGACGCCGATTCTTTTTAAACTTTGATTGAGGCTGGCAACTAAATATTTTTTACTGCCCCAATCACCATAAGGCCCTTCCCACATGGTGTAACCTGCTTTGGAGGAGATCACCATTTCGTCGCGATAAGGACGAAAATCTTGTTGTAGGATGCGACCAAATTGCTGTTCAGCAGAGCCTGGAGGAGGTCCGTAATTATTGGCGAGATCAAAATGGGTGATCCCATGATCAAACGCATGCCTTAACATGGCTCGGCAGTTATCAATTGGCTTGTTGTCACCAAAATTATGCCAGAGTCCTAAAGAGACAAGGGGGAGCTTTAATCCACTCCGACCGCACTGACGATATTCCATATCTGTGTAACGATGTGACGCAGCAGAATATGGCATGGCTCACCTCCAAAATAAATGGCAAAGATTTACTCGAATTTTGGCATAACTCTGTCGAGCTCACTGGTGAAAGAATGCTATACAGCTTAAGAAATGATTATTTTATCGCCAGATTGTGACGGGGATTTGAAATAAGATATCGCATGTTGAGTATGAGGCTTATAGGGTGTGATGCATTCCCCATAAGCCAACAAAGTGAGCCTATGATTAGGCTTGTTCAGGGCGAGTAAAGACTAATTCATTCCCTTTCGACTGCGCTTTATCAAATTGGTAGCCTTCTAAATTAAAGTCAGATAGCTGTTCGGATTTAGTCAGTTTATTTTGAATAATAAAACGGCTCATTAATCCGCGAGCTTTCTTTGCATAAAAACTGATGACTTTATATTTACCATTTTTCTCATCTAAGAAAACGGGTTTAATAATTTCAGCGTCCAGCTTTTTGGTATTCACAGACTTAAAATATTCATCAGATGCTAAATTAACAAGGATATTATCCCCTTGCGCCGCCAGTGCTTTATTTAAATGCTGAGTGATGATATCTCCCCAGAATTCATATAAGTCTTTACCACGGCTGTTTTTAAGGCGAATTCCCATTTCCAAGCGATAAGGCTGCATTAAGTCTAATGGACGCAGCACACCATACAGGCCGGACAACATACGTAAATGTTGCTGAGCAAATTCAAAATCAGCGGGCGAAAACGTTTCGGCTTGCATGCCGGTA is part of the Providencia zhijiangensis genome and harbors:
- a CDS encoding aldo/keto reductase, with the protein product MPYSAASHRYTDMEYRQCGRSGLKLPLVSLGLWHNFGDNKPIDNCRAMLRHAFDHGITHFDLANNYGPPPGSAEQQFGRILQQDFRPYRDEMVISSKAGYTMWEGPYGDWGSKKYLVASLNQSLKRIGVDYVDIFYHHRPDPQTPLEETMAALDLIVRQGKALYVGISNYPAETAQEAIRILDQLGTPCLIHQPKYSMLERTPEEGLLDLLEEEGVGSIAYSPLAGGILTDRYLNGIPADSRAAGNPSLPPERLTSAILAKVKKLNELALNRGQKLSQMSLAWLLRHDRITSVLIGASRISQIDDALGMMENRDFSQDELKAIELILEDAI
- the yaaA gene encoding peroxide stress protein YaaA codes for the protein MLITISPAKTLDYESPLAIDTFTQPELLAESEKLIKTCRKLTPADIASLMKISDKLAGLNAARFGEWQPNFTPENARQAILAFKGDVYTGMQAETFSPADFEFAQQHLRMLSGLYGVLRPLDLMQPYRLEMGIRLKNSRGKDLYEFWGDIITQHLNKALAAQGDNILVNLASDEYFKSVNTKKLDAEIIKPVFLDEKNGKYKVISFYAKKARGLMSRFIIQNKLTKSEQLSDFNLEGYQFDKAQSKGNELVFTRPEQA